Proteins encoded by one window of Aulosira sp. FACHB-615:
- a CDS encoding NHLP leader peptide family RiPP precursor has translation MTTNSEGLSPESLQELIIAKAIEDPAYKQRLLSDARAVLAEELGADLPENLSVEVLQQSPKQLYLVLPIDIDELVRDGIISQPELEAVAGASISFVSKLIASTAAQVSVFAGIEHTLKKWQQRRK, from the coding sequence ATGACTACAAATTCTGAAGGATTGAGTCCTGAAAGTTTGCAAGAACTTATCATTGCAAAAGCAATAGAAGATCCCGCCTATAAACAACGCTTATTAAGTGATGCTAGAGCGGTTTTAGCAGAAGAATTAGGTGCTGACTTACCAGAAAATTTATCAGTTGAGGTTTTACAACAGAGTCCCAAACAACTCTATTTAGTATTACCAATTGATATTGATGAACTGGTGCGTGATGGAATTATTTCTCAGCCAGAACTAGAGGCTGTTGCAGGGGCATCAATATCCTTTGTATCAAAATTGATTGCCAGCACAGCTGCTCAAGTTTCTGTTTTTGCAGGTATAGAACATACCCTGAAAAAGTGGCAACAAAGACGAAAGTAA
- a CDS encoding NHLP leader peptide family RiPP precursor: protein MTINSEEFTPSTLEERIIAKAIEDPAYKQRLLNDAKAVVEEELGEKLSDDVTIQVLQQSANHLYLVLPTDLDQLVREGIITQEELEAVAGGLRIRITKPGNVKSKSELLQSVSGISATISSVIGSIYYNVKSRKG from the coding sequence ATGACTATAAACTCTGAAGAATTCACCCCAAGCACCTTAGAAGAGCGTATTATTGCTAAAGCAATAGAAGACCCTGCTTACAAGCAACGTTTGTTAAATGATGCTAAAGCAGTAGTAGAAGAAGAATTGGGTGAGAAATTAAGTGACGATGTCACAATTCAAGTATTGCAACAAAGTGCTAATCATCTTTATCTAGTGCTACCAACAGATTTGGATCAACTAGTCCGCGAAGGCATCATTACCCAAGAAGAATTAGAAGCAGTAGCCGGCGGCTTACGCATAAGAATTACTAAACCTGGAAACGTAAAAAGTAAGTCAGAGCTTTTACAAAGTGTCTCAGGTATTAGTGCGACAATCTCATCTGTAATTGGTTCAATTTACTATAACGTCAAGTCTCGCAAAGGTTAA